From the Manihot esculenta cultivar AM560-2 chromosome 3, M.esculenta_v8, whole genome shotgun sequence genome, one window contains:
- the LOC110612201 gene encoding UPF0481 protein At3g47200 translates to MAMAQGTRLRLGLCSFKHPFLWNISPSIASTTTTTAGAIQTCLCLHSNALNPLPQRSPAFHGVRYMQRQLPFQRLFCSEATGDKEKMKKKPMANEDSITIRINEKLTDKLTNKFPVFPDHCIFKVPKQLRSVNEEAYEPQLIAIGPYHHGKDHLLAMEDHKIRYLQSFLQRSAQKDVSRYVQTIRNLEERARKSYAEHLSFEHDEFVEMMLIDGCFIIEFIHKMVEFDVQDPIMGSGHMYVRLMLDLLLLENQLPFFILRELLWTSNVISNPEINFTRLILKAYKHYLSGPGCDMSRVYTSVEMMQIKSILGLVHDNGQPSPERTEVYKKMRETKKPSSTRCATELKEAGIKFKSVEGRNLFDIKFEKGKIEIPKIEITDVTECVLRNLIAYEQLTSFTSPKYFTDYMIFMDSLINSKKDVELLCRKGIIDNWKGDDETIAIIFNKLGEHVFCESALYADIVNNVNEHCKKRWNLWMAKLKHHYFQCPWSSMSVVAAIILLLLTLIETGYSVLSYYK, encoded by the exons ATGGCTATGGCACAAGGAACCAGACTCAGACTCGGACTTTGCTCCTTCAAGCACCCATTTCTCTGGAATATTTCCCCTTCTATAGCttctaccaccaccaccaccgctGGAGCAATCCAGACTTGTCTCTGTCTTCATTCCAATGCCTTGAACCCACTGCCACAACGATCTCCGGCGTTCCATGGAGTAAGATATATGCAACGGCAACTGCCTTTTCAAAGATTATTCTGCTCCGAGGCCACTGGTGACAAggagaagatgaagaagaaaccG ATGGCAAATGAAGATTCTATAACGATCCGAATTAATGAAAAGCTTACAGATAAGCTTACAAATAAATTCCCTGTATTCCCAGATCATTGCATTTTCAAAGTGCCAAAACAACTACGGAGCGTGAATGAAGAGGCATATGAACCGCAACTAATTGCAATTGGTCCTTATCACCATGGGAAAGATCATTTACTTGCCATGGAAGATCACAAAATACGGTACCTTCAAAGCTTCCTTCAACGAAGTGCACAAAAAGATGTATCAAGGTATGTGCAGACCATAAGAAATTTGGAAGAAAGAGCTCGTAAATCTTATGCAGAGCATTTAAGCTTTGAGCATGATGAATTCGTTGAAATGATGCTTATTGATGGTTGCTTTATTATTGAGTTTATACACAAAATGGTTGAATTTGATGTGCAAGACCCTATTATGGGGTCTGGACATATGTACGTTAGATTAATGCTGGACTTGTTATTACTTGAAAATCAACTTCCATTCTTCATACTACGGGAGCTGCTTTGGACGAGCAATGTGATATCAAACCCAGAAATCAACTTCACTAGGTTGATTTTGAAAGCCTATAAGCATTATTTATCAGGCCCAGGCTGTGATATGAGTCGTGTATACACTTCAGTAGAGATGATGCAAATTAAAAGTATTTTGGGATTAGTACATGACAACGGGCAACCTTCTCCAGAAAGAACAGAGGTTtataagaaaatgagagaaaccAAGAAACCAAGTAGTACGCGCTGTGCTACAGAGCTCAAAGAGGCCGGGATTAAATTCAAGAGTGTTGAGGGACGCAACCTGTTCGATATAAAGTTTGAAAAGGGAAAAATTGAAATCCCAAAAATAGAAATCACAGATGTAACAGAATGTGTCTTGCGAAATCTCATAGCCTACGAGCAGTTGACTTCTTTCACGAGTCCAAAATACTTCACTGATTACATGATATTCATGGATAGCCTCATCAATTCTAAAAAGGATGTGGAGCTACTTTGTCGCAAGGGGATCATTGATAACTGGAAGGGAGACGATGAAACCATTGCTATTATATTCAACAAGCTTGGGGAACACGTCTTCTGCGAAAGCGCTCTCTACGCGGATATAGTGAACAATGTTAACGAGCATTGCAAGAAACGATGGAATCTGTGGATGGCCAAGTTGAAGCACCATTATTTTCAATGCCCATGGTCTTCCATGTCTGTTGTGGCTGCTATCATATTGCTCCTTCTCACCTTGATTGAAACTGGTTATTCAGTTCTTTCTTATTACAAGTAA
- the LOC110611657 gene encoding UPF0481 protein At3g47200 → MAIEDCVTIWINEKLTGESPVFSDHCIFKVPKELRSVNEEAYEPQLIAIGPYHHGKDHLLAMEDHKIRYLQSLLQRSAQKDVSRYVQTIRSLEERARKCYAEPLSFDHDEFVEMMLIDGCFIIEFICKLKQNDKEDPLLRSNHMLTRCKLDLLLLENQLPFFILRELLVTSNVIPDQESTFIAVILKTYESFLLGPLCNSSRAYTPENIIQIKNLLGLLHDHWQPSPARLEAHKKMGQAKERCFTRCATELKDAGIKFKSAVERNNLFDIDFVNNTIKIPEIRIEDNTECVLRNLIAYEQLTSSTSPKYFTDYMVFMDRLINSKRDVELLCPQGIIDNWKGDDESIAILFNKLGEQVFYGGNLYTDIVNNINEHCKKRRNLWMAKFRHDYFQSPWSFISVLAAIMLLLLAMTQTVYSVLSYYK, encoded by the coding sequence ATGGCGATTGAAGACTGCGTAACGATTTGGATTAATGAAAAGCTTACAGGTGAATCTCCTGTATTCTCAGATCATTGCATTTTCAAAGTGCCAAAGGAACTACGGAGCGTGAATGAAGAGGCATATGAACCGCAACTAATTGCAATTGGTCCTTATCACCATGGAAAAGATCATTTACTTGCCATGGAAGATCACAAAATACGGTATCTTCAAAGCCTCCTTCAACGAAGTGCTCAGAAAGATGTGTCAAGGTATGTGCAGACCATAAGAAGTTTGGAAGAAAGAGCTCGTAAATGTTATGCAGAGCCTTTAAGCTTTGACCATGATGAATTCGTTGAAATGATGCTTATTGATGGTTGCTTTATTATTGAGTTTATATGCAAATTGAAACAAAATGATAAAGAAGACCCTCTTTTAAGATCTAATCATATGTTGACTAGATGCAAGCTGGACCTGCTATTGCTTGAAAATCAACTTCCATTCTTCATACTACGGGAGTTGCTTGTCACAAGCAATGTGATTCCGGACCAAGAAAGCACCTTCATTGCAGTGATTTTGAAAACCTATGAAAGTTTTCTACTAGGCCCATTGTGTAATTCAAGTCGCGCATACACTCCAGAAAATATTATACAAATCAAGAACCTACTGGGATTATTGCACGACCACTGGCAACCTTCCCCTGCAAGACTAGAGGCTCATAAGAAAATGGGACAAGCCAAGGAAAGATGTTTTACGCGCTGTGCCACAGAGCTCAAAGATGCCGGGATTAAGTTTAAGAGTGCTGTTGAGAGAAATAACTTGTTCGATATAGATTTTGTAAACAACACAATTAAAATCCCAGAAATACGAATTGAAGATAACACAGAGTGTGTCTTGCGAAATCTCATAGCCTACGAGCAGTTGACCTCTTCCACGAGTCCAAAATACTTCACTGATTACATGGTATTCATGGATAGGCTCATCAATTCTAAAAGGGATGTGGAGCTACTTTGTCCCCAGGGGATCATTGATAACTGGAAGGGAGACGATGAAAGCATTGCTATTCTATTCAACAAGCTTGGGGAACAAGTCTTCTATGGAGGGAATCTCTACACGGATATAGTGAACAATATAAACGAGCATTGCAAGAAACGAAGGAATCTGTGGATGGCCAAGTTTAGGCACGATTATTTTCAAAGCCCATGGTCTTTCATTTCTGTTTTGGCTGCTATCATGCTACTCCTTCTCGCTATGACTCAAACTGTTTATTCAGTTCTTTCTTATTATAAGTAA